A genomic stretch from Vulpes lagopus strain Blue_001 chromosome 11, ASM1834538v1, whole genome shotgun sequence includes:
- the MAP4K2 gene encoding mitogen-activated protein kinase kinase kinase kinase 2 isoform X2: protein MALLRDVSLQDPRDRFELLQRVGAGTYGDVYKARDTVTSELAAVKIVKLDPGDDISSLQQEITILRECRHPNVVAYIGSYLRNDRLWICMEFCGGGSLQEIYHATGPLEERQIAYVCREALKGLHHLHSQGKIHRDIKGANLLLTLQGDVKLADFGVSGELTASVAKRRSFIGTPYWMAPEVAAVERKGGYNELCDVWALGITAIELGELQPPLFHLHPMRALMLMSKSSFQPPRLRDKTRWTQNFHHFLKLALTKNPKKRPTAEKLLQHPFTTQHLPRALLTQLLDKANDPHLGTLSPEDCDLETYDIFPDTIHSRGQHGPAERTPSEIQFHQVKFGAPRRKETDPLNEPWEEEWTLLGKEELSGSLLQSVEEALEERSLTIRPALELQELDSPGDTIGTIKRTPFLGPAPPEPPAEDPLSSPLGTSPPPLPGPANPPLLPTAWATMKHKEDPERSSCHGLPPTPKVHMGACFSKVFNGCPLRIHAAVTWIHPVTRDQFLVVGAEEGIYTLNLHELHEDTLEKLISSRCTWLYCVNNVLLSLSGKSTHIWAHDLPGLFEQRRLQQQVPLSIPTNRLTQRIIPRRFALSTKIPDTKGCLQCRVVRNPYTGSTFLLAALPASLLLLQWYEPLQKFLLLKNFSSPLPSPAGMLEPLVLDGKELPQVCVGAEGPEGPGCRVLFHILPLEAGLTPDVLVPPEGLPGTAHQVIQVDRDTVLVCFDRCVRIVNLLGEPTAILAPLLTFDFPIETVVCLQDSVLAFWSHGMQGRSLDTNEVTQEITDETRIFRVLGAHRDIILESIPTDNPGAHSNLYILTGHQSSY from the exons ATGGCGCTGCTGCGGGACGTGTCGCTGCAGGATCCGCGGGACCGCTTCGAGCTGCTGCAGCGCGTGGGGGCCGGGACCTATGGCGACGTCTACAAG GCCCGCGACACGGTCACTTCCGAACTGGCCGCGGTCAAGATAGTCAAGCTAGACCCAG GGGACGACATCAGCTCCCTCCAGCAGGAAATCACCATACTGCGTGAGTGCCGTCACCCCAATGTGGTGGCCTACATTGGCAGCTACCTCAG gaatgACCGCTTGTGGATCTGCATGGAGTTCTGCGGAGGGGGGTCCCTGCAGGAGATTTACCACG CCACTGGGCCCCTGGAGGAACGGCAGATCGCCTATGTCTGCCGAGAGGCACTGAAG GGGCTGCACCACTTGCATTCTCAGGGGAAGATCCACAGAGACATCAAG GGAGCCAATCTTCTCCTCACTCTCCAGGGAGATGTCAAGCTGG CTGACTTTGGGGTGTCAGGCGAGCTGACGGCGTCCGTGGCTAAGAGGAGGTCTTTCATTGGGACTCCATACTG GATGGCCCCAGAGGTGGCTGCTGTGGAGCGCAAAGGAGGCTACAATGAATTGTGTGACGTCTGGGCCCTGGGCATCACCGCCATTGAGCTGGGCGAGCTGCAGCCCCCTCTATTCCATCTGCACCCCATGAG GGCCCTGATGCTCATGTCGAAGAGTAGCTTCCAGCCGCCCAGGCTGAGAGACAAGACTCGTTG GACCCAGAATTTCCACCATTTCCTCAAGCTAGCCTTGACCAAGAACCCCAAGAAGAGGCCCACAGCAGAGAAGCTTCTGCAG CACCCGTTCACAACCCAGCACCTCCCTCGGGCTCTTCTCACACAGCTGTTGGACAAAGCCAATGACCCCCACCTGGGAACCCTCTCCCCAGAGGACTGTGACCTAGAG ACTTACGACATATTTCCAGACACCATTCACTCCCGGGGTCAGCACGGCCCAGCCGAAAGGACCCCCTCGGAGATCCAGT TTCACCAGGTGAAATTTGGTGCCCCACGCAGGAAGGAAACAGACCCACTAAATGAGCCG TGGGAGGAGGAGTGGACACTGCTGGGAAAGGAGGAGCTGAGTgg GAGCCTGCTACAGTCGGTTGAGGAGGCCCTAGAGGAAAG gagcctgACCATCCGGCCAGCCTTGGAACTCCAG GAGCTGGACTCCCCAGGCGACACCATAGGAACCATCAAGCGGACCCCATTCTTGGGGCCGGCCCCCCCTGAGCCTCCAGCGGAAGACCCTCTATCCAGCCCCCTGG GAACCTCACCTCCACCTCTCCCAGGCCCTGCCAacccccctctgctccccactgcctGGGCTACCATGAAGCACAAAGAGGATCCAGAG AGATCATCCTGCCACgggctccccccaacccccaaggtGCAC ATGGGTGCCTGCTTCTCCAAGGTCTTCAATGGTTGCCCCCTGCGGATCCATGCTGCTGTCACCTGGATTCACCCTGTTACCCGGG ACCAGTTCCTGGTGGTGGGGGCTGAGGAAGGCATCTACACCCTCAACCTGCATGAACTGCATGAGGATACACTGGAGAAG CTGATTTCTTCCCGCTGCACCTGGCTCTACTGTGTGAATAACGTGCTGCTGTCACTCTCAG GGAAATCCACGCATATCTGGGCCCATGACCTTCCAGGCTTGTTTGAGCAGCGAAGACTTCAGCAACAGGTtcccctctccatccccaccaACCGCCTCACGCAGCGCATCATTCCCAG GCGCTTTGCCTTGTCCACCAAGATTCCAGACACCAAAGGCTGCCTGCAGTGTCGTGTGG TGCGGAACCCCTACACTGGCAGCACCTTCCTACTGGCCGCCCTGCCTGCCAGCCTGCTCCTGCTACAGTGGTACGAGCCTCTTCAGAAGTTCCTGCTGCTGAAG AACTTCTCCAGCCCCTTGCCCAGCCCAGCAGGGATGCTGGAGCCACTGGTGCTGGATGGGAAGGAGTTACCGCAGGTGTGTGTAGGGGCTGAGGGCCCCGAGGGGCCTGGCTGCCGAGTTCTCTTCCACATCCTGCCCCTAGAGGCCGGTTTGACGCCTGATGTCCTCGTACCACCTG AGGGGCTCCCGGGCACAGCCCACCAGGTGATCCAGGTGGACAGGGACACAGTACTGGTCTGCTTTGACC GCTGCGTGAGGATCGTCAACCTGCTGGGCGAGCCCACGGCCATCCTAGCACCCCTGCTGACTTTTGACTTCCCCATCGAGACTGTGG TGTGTCTGCAAGACAGCGTGCTGGCCTTCTGGAGCCATGGAATGCAAGGCCGTAGCCTGGACACCAACGAG GTGACCCAGGAGATCACAGATGAGACAAGGATCTTCCGAGTGCTTGGGGCCCACAG agaTATCATCCTTGAGAGCATTCCCACTGACAACCCTGGGGCTCACAGCAACCTGTACATTCTAACGGGCCACCAGAGCAGTTACTGA
- the MAP4K2 gene encoding mitogen-activated protein kinase kinase kinase kinase 2 isoform X1 — protein MALLRDVSLQDPRDRFELLQRVGAGTYGDVYKARDTVTSELAAVKIVKLDPGDDISSLQQEITILRSPHVALPCAHPSSVPPSPRNDRLWICMEFCGGGSLQEIYHATGPLEERQIAYVCREALKGLHHLHSQGKIHRDIKGANLLLTLQGDVKLADFGVSGELTASVAKRRSFIGTPYWMAPEVAAVERKGGYNELCDVWALGITAIELGELQPPLFHLHPMRALMLMSKSSFQPPRLRDKTRWTQNFHHFLKLALTKNPKKRPTAEKLLQHPFTTQHLPRALLTQLLDKANDPHLGTLSPEDCDLETYDIFPDTIHSRGQHGPAERTPSEIQFHQVKFGAPRRKETDPLNEPWEEEWTLLGKEELSGSLLQSVEEALEERSLTIRPALELQELDSPGDTIGTIKRTPFLGPAPPEPPAEDPLSSPLGTSPPPLPGPANPPLLPTAWATMKHKEDPERSSCHGLPPTPKVHMGACFSKVFNGCPLRIHAAVTWIHPVTRDQFLVVGAEEGIYTLNLHELHEDTLEKLISSRCTWLYCVNNVLLSLSGKSTHIWAHDLPGLFEQRRLQQQVPLSIPTNRLTQRIIPRRFALSTKIPDTKGCLQCRVVRNPYTGSTFLLAALPASLLLLQWYEPLQKFLLLKNFSSPLPSPAGMLEPLVLDGKELPQVCVGAEGPEGPGCRVLFHILPLEAGLTPDVLVPPEGLPGTAHQVIQVDRDTVLVCFDRCVRIVNLLGEPTAILAPLLTFDFPIETVVCLQDSVLAFWSHGMQGRSLDTNEVTQEITDETRIFRVLGAHRDIILESIPTDNPGAHSNLYILTGHQSSY, from the exons ATGGCGCTGCTGCGGGACGTGTCGCTGCAGGATCCGCGGGACCGCTTCGAGCTGCTGCAGCGCGTGGGGGCCGGGACCTATGGCGACGTCTACAAG GCCCGCGACACGGTCACTTCCGAACTGGCCGCGGTCAAGATAGTCAAGCTAGACCCAG GGGACGACATCAGCTCCCTCCAGCAGGAAATCACCATACTGC GCAGTCCCCATGTGGCCCTGCCATGTGCCCACCCCAGttctgtgcccccctcccccaggaatgACCGCTTGTGGATCTGCATGGAGTTCTGCGGAGGGGGGTCCCTGCAGGAGATTTACCACG CCACTGGGCCCCTGGAGGAACGGCAGATCGCCTATGTCTGCCGAGAGGCACTGAAG GGGCTGCACCACTTGCATTCTCAGGGGAAGATCCACAGAGACATCAAG GGAGCCAATCTTCTCCTCACTCTCCAGGGAGATGTCAAGCTGG CTGACTTTGGGGTGTCAGGCGAGCTGACGGCGTCCGTGGCTAAGAGGAGGTCTTTCATTGGGACTCCATACTG GATGGCCCCAGAGGTGGCTGCTGTGGAGCGCAAAGGAGGCTACAATGAATTGTGTGACGTCTGGGCCCTGGGCATCACCGCCATTGAGCTGGGCGAGCTGCAGCCCCCTCTATTCCATCTGCACCCCATGAG GGCCCTGATGCTCATGTCGAAGAGTAGCTTCCAGCCGCCCAGGCTGAGAGACAAGACTCGTTG GACCCAGAATTTCCACCATTTCCTCAAGCTAGCCTTGACCAAGAACCCCAAGAAGAGGCCCACAGCAGAGAAGCTTCTGCAG CACCCGTTCACAACCCAGCACCTCCCTCGGGCTCTTCTCACACAGCTGTTGGACAAAGCCAATGACCCCCACCTGGGAACCCTCTCCCCAGAGGACTGTGACCTAGAG ACTTACGACATATTTCCAGACACCATTCACTCCCGGGGTCAGCACGGCCCAGCCGAAAGGACCCCCTCGGAGATCCAGT TTCACCAGGTGAAATTTGGTGCCCCACGCAGGAAGGAAACAGACCCACTAAATGAGCCG TGGGAGGAGGAGTGGACACTGCTGGGAAAGGAGGAGCTGAGTgg GAGCCTGCTACAGTCGGTTGAGGAGGCCCTAGAGGAAAG gagcctgACCATCCGGCCAGCCTTGGAACTCCAG GAGCTGGACTCCCCAGGCGACACCATAGGAACCATCAAGCGGACCCCATTCTTGGGGCCGGCCCCCCCTGAGCCTCCAGCGGAAGACCCTCTATCCAGCCCCCTGG GAACCTCACCTCCACCTCTCCCAGGCCCTGCCAacccccctctgctccccactgcctGGGCTACCATGAAGCACAAAGAGGATCCAGAG AGATCATCCTGCCACgggctccccccaacccccaaggtGCAC ATGGGTGCCTGCTTCTCCAAGGTCTTCAATGGTTGCCCCCTGCGGATCCATGCTGCTGTCACCTGGATTCACCCTGTTACCCGGG ACCAGTTCCTGGTGGTGGGGGCTGAGGAAGGCATCTACACCCTCAACCTGCATGAACTGCATGAGGATACACTGGAGAAG CTGATTTCTTCCCGCTGCACCTGGCTCTACTGTGTGAATAACGTGCTGCTGTCACTCTCAG GGAAATCCACGCATATCTGGGCCCATGACCTTCCAGGCTTGTTTGAGCAGCGAAGACTTCAGCAACAGGTtcccctctccatccccaccaACCGCCTCACGCAGCGCATCATTCCCAG GCGCTTTGCCTTGTCCACCAAGATTCCAGACACCAAAGGCTGCCTGCAGTGTCGTGTGG TGCGGAACCCCTACACTGGCAGCACCTTCCTACTGGCCGCCCTGCCTGCCAGCCTGCTCCTGCTACAGTGGTACGAGCCTCTTCAGAAGTTCCTGCTGCTGAAG AACTTCTCCAGCCCCTTGCCCAGCCCAGCAGGGATGCTGGAGCCACTGGTGCTGGATGGGAAGGAGTTACCGCAGGTGTGTGTAGGGGCTGAGGGCCCCGAGGGGCCTGGCTGCCGAGTTCTCTTCCACATCCTGCCCCTAGAGGCCGGTTTGACGCCTGATGTCCTCGTACCACCTG AGGGGCTCCCGGGCACAGCCCACCAGGTGATCCAGGTGGACAGGGACACAGTACTGGTCTGCTTTGACC GCTGCGTGAGGATCGTCAACCTGCTGGGCGAGCCCACGGCCATCCTAGCACCCCTGCTGACTTTTGACTTCCCCATCGAGACTGTGG TGTGTCTGCAAGACAGCGTGCTGGCCTTCTGGAGCCATGGAATGCAAGGCCGTAGCCTGGACACCAACGAG GTGACCCAGGAGATCACAGATGAGACAAGGATCTTCCGAGTGCTTGGGGCCCACAG agaTATCATCCTTGAGAGCATTCCCACTGACAACCCTGGGGCTCACAGCAACCTGTACATTCTAACGGGCCACCAGAGCAGTTACTGA